ACGGTACCGGTAAAATACAATACTGCAAAAACCGCTGCAATCAAAATGCGGATAATTCGGTCGGCTGAGCCCATGTTCTTTTTCATAATCATGTAATTTTTATCAGTTAAATAATTGAATCAGGTAAACAATTGCAACAACAATGGCGATACAGGATAAACAAACTAAAATGAATTTTTTAACCACTGTGCATGTAATTGATACAGCAAAAGTAGGGTAGTGGCATACCTAATGTTTGTGATGTTAGTCACATCGCTATAGGACTTTTATCCCATCACGGGTTTGCGAGATTTTTTGCTCTGACTCCAATTTTTTTAACAAACGACTGATTACTTCGCGCGAAGAGGCAAGGTGCTCGGCAATTTCACGATGCGGAATGGTGATAATTTGGTCGGGAGAAATTTTGGCGCGCTGTTGTAGATACTGCAGCAGCCGAACATCCAACTTTTCATATATTAAATTGCCAATGGTATCTACCAAATCTTTATAACGATTATTATACTGATTTAAAAACAATAAATTTATGGTCGGATAACTGAGCATCCATTTTTTTACATCTTCGGCATTTAATATCAACACACGCGTTTCGGTTTCGGTAAATGCCATAATATTGCTGGGCTCGGCCGACATGCTGAACGCAAACGACATCACACAGCTTTCGGAAGGATGGATATAATACAATAATATTTCTTTATCGCCATGACTGGTAATTACTTTTAATAAACCGTTTATTACTAATGGAATGGTTTTAATATATTGACCTTCACGTAAAATTTGTTGATTGGGTGGCAACGTTACATCACTGGAGCTACTAATAATTTCTTCAATTAAATTATTTTCGAGATACGGTAATTTACTTTTTATTAATTCGAATAAAGGGCTCATTTTTTTCTGGATTTTTTTCTTAACGCTTTTAATTTTTCTTTTTCTTTAACCGGTAATTTTTCGCTCGCTGCAGCAAATGCTGTTGAGGTAATTAAGTGATGATATTGATTTAAAAATGCAAGTGTTTTTTCCGGATATACCAGTCCCGTTTCCCGCAAACACCAGCCCACGCCTTTTTGCACATAATAATCTTTATCGGTTAACAGCGGTTTTACTAAGGCAATAATTTTATTAAAAGTAGGTTTTTTATTTCTGAAACGCGCATAACCGAGTAAACTCAACACTGATTGACGACGATACCAGGGGTTTTCAGATATGTTCCACGCTTGCAAATGCGGATAAACCATGTTTGGATAATGTTCAAGCAAATAAGCAAAATGATGTGTTAGCATATCGCTATGTGCCCAGTTGTCGATACGGTCGATCCATTCAATTAATTCGTTAAAAATAAATTCAGATTCTGCTTGTCGCACATAAATTTCGTTAAAAAATAATGCCAGCAACAACACGTCAAAAATTTCACTGTTGAAATAAATATATTTATAAATTTGATATTGTTCGTCAAGTGGTAAATGACTGAATGAATAACCATGTTTAAATGCGGCACGTAATTGCGGCATCGATAAACCGGTAACGGTAAAATGTGTTCCGATGTATTTTTGCAAATCGAAATTCGGGTCGGGTTTGCGATGCGATTTTATTCCGGCAAGTGTGGTTTCAACTTCCTGTTTATACTTTTTTAAATCCTGTTCTCGCATTTGGGTAGGCATTCGGGTTTAACAACAATTAACGCTATTTAATAACACCTCAATGATAATAGAAATAATTTTAACAAAAAATAGATGACATGAAAAAACGATTACAAATTTTTGGCAGTTTGCTATTGCCGGTGTTTTTGAGTTTCCAGGCTTCCGCGCAATTAACGCTGCCACCCAGCGGTGAAAACCAACACGCAGCGGTTACCCAGTCAATAGGTTTGGTTGAAGTAACTTTTGATTATGCTTCGCCAAATGTACACGGCCCAAACGGTGAAGACCGAACCGGCCATATTTGGGGAGAACTGGTGCCTTATGGTTTAGCTAATTTACAATTTGGCTGGTCTACTGATGCCAACCCGTCACCCTGGCGTGGAGGAGCAAATATGAATACCACGATTCAATTTTCACATGATGTTTTGGTTGAAGGAAAAAAATTAAACGCCGGGAAATATGGTTTACACTTTATTCCGGGACCAACGGAATGGGTGGTAATTTTTTCTGCTAATTCCGATTCATGGGGCAGCTTTTTTTATAAACCTGAAGAAGATGTTTTACGTGTAACCGTTAAGCCAATTAAAAGTGCTTATCATGAATGGCTGACTTACGAATTTACCGACAGACAACAAGAACAGGCAACTGTTGCATTGATGTGGGAAAATTTACAAGTGCCTATTAATATTAAAGTGGAAAATATGACCGCTTTGTATCTTGAAAATATCAGAAAACAATTACGAAGTGATATCGGATTTAATTATATGGCTTGGGTAGATGGCGCTAATTATTGTGTGCAACAAAATACTAATCTAGAAGAAGCATTAACATGGGCAACTTATGCTATTGAAGAGCCTTATTTTGGAAGGAAAAACTTTGTGAGTTCAAGCTGTAAAGCTAGTGTATTAAAAGCCATGGGTAAAACTGCAGCATCGGATAGTTTAATGCGCGTTGCCATTAACGACCCTTCAGCATCTGCAATGGATGTGCATTTTTATGCAAGAGGATTACAGGCTGAAAAGAAAAACAAAGAAGCACTGGAAATATTTTTACTGAATTATAAAAATCACCCTGAATTACCTGTTACCAATTTAGGTTTGGCAAGAGGATATTCAGCAAATGGTGATTATAAAAATGCTTTAAAATATGCGAAAGCAGCATTACAGCTGAATCCTGACCCACAGGTAAAAGCTACTTTAGAGGATGCAATTAAAAAACTGGAAGCGGGAAAAGATTTTAATTAATTGCGATAATGCATAAAATAAAAAAACCGCGTTGCCATTGCAAACGCGGTTTTTTTTTACTAAATAATTTTAATTGCCTGCTATGTTCATTTTATTAAAAGTATCGTCCGATAAACTTTGGAGCGCTTTAATAAAATATTCATCAGTAGTATTGGAAACTATCCAATAGGCTTCGAAATTATATAAATCTCTTGCAATAACTGATTTTATTACGTTGCCTAATTTCTCTTCACATAATTTAAACTCAGCATCATCCTTTTTTACACTGTCGGCTTCGGCATATGCAAAAAAGTCGTTCCATAATTTACTGTCTATTACAAAGTTGTCGTTAAATGCAAATGGGTCGGCATATTGTTTTGTTAATTTGTCGCGGTTCGCATTTACATAAGTTAATGCAAATTGATTTACGATACCTTTTCCAACCACTTCAACATAATAATCGGTTGCCCATGAAGTATCCAGTGGAACATAAAGGTCAGGCATAATACCACCACCACCATATACTACACGTTTGTTGTTGGTA
This sequence is a window from Bacteroidota bacterium. Protein-coding genes within it:
- a CDS encoding DUF2911 domain-containing protein is translated as MKKRLQIFGSLLLPVFLSFQASAQLTLPPSGENQHAAVTQSIGLVEVTFDYASPNVHGPNGEDRTGHIWGELVPYGLANLQFGWSTDANPSPWRGGANMNTTIQFSHDVLVEGKKLNAGKYGLHFIPGPTEWVVIFSANSDSWGSFFYKPEEDVLRVTVKPIKSAYHEWLTYEFTDRQQEQATVALMWENLQVPINIKVENMTALYLENIRKQLRSDIGFNYMAWVDGANYCVQQNTNLEEALTWATYAIEEPYFGRKNFVSSSCKASVLKAMGKTAASDSLMRVAINDPSASAMDVHFYARGLQAEKKNKEALEIFLLNYKNHPELPVTNLGLARGYSANGDYKNALKYAKAALQLNPDPQVKATLEDAIKKLEAGKDFN
- a CDS encoding Crp/Fnr family transcriptional regulator produces the protein MSPLFELIKSKLPYLENNLIEEIISSSSDVTLPPNQQILREGQYIKTIPLVINGLLKVITSHGDKEILLYYIHPSESCVMSFAFSMSAEPSNIMAFTETETRVLILNAEDVKKWMLSYPTINLLFLNQYNNRYKDLVDTIGNLIYEKLDVRLLQYLQQRAKISPDQIITIPHREIAEHLASSREVISRLLKKLESEQKISQTRDGIKVL
- a CDS encoding DNA alkylation repair protein, with translation MREQDLKKYKQEVETTLAGIKSHRKPDPNFDLQKYIGTHFTVTGLSMPQLRAAFKHGYSFSHLPLDEQYQIYKYIYFNSEIFDVLLLALFFNEIYVRQAESEFIFNELIEWIDRIDNWAHSDMLTHHFAYLLEHYPNMVYPHLQAWNISENPWYRRQSVLSLLGYARFRNKKPTFNKIIALVKPLLTDKDYYVQKGVGWCLRETGLVYPEKTLAFLNQYHHLITSTAFAAASEKLPVKEKEKLKALRKKSRKK